A stretch of Rhodothermales bacterium DNA encodes these proteins:
- a CDS encoding glycosyl hydrolase, whose translation MRSFTVPRRVVRCCVALLVALSILVCGTPSVLAQSAGDALRAGFESPPDAARPRVWWHWMNGNVTREGVRLDFEWMKRAGIAGIQNFDASLATPRVVDTPLIYMTPAWKDVFAYTASLADKKGLEMAIAGSPGWSETGGPWVMPEDGMKKYVWSETGVAGGRRFAGVLPAPPQTTGPFQDAPFTDELAALGGATEEAGEGPHFYADARVIAFRLPDGTRLPAPAVTSSSGAIDAGLLSDNRVSEGVVLPVAEDGEASWIAFDYGRPVVVNGVTYGLAGAAKPFFGQEAAPRHHLVIQASDDGLTWRDVGEPATGFPQRTTALPPTRARYFRFVATLLANQPPPAELIPGVPIPPPPTDLRIGELALRGVATVHRFEEKTAFALNADYFSIATTASAPGAAIAPGDVVDLTDRLQPDGTLRDWTPPAGDWQVLRFGYSLQGTTNHPASPEATGLEVDKLDAGAVRRYIDNYLDQYKSATKGLMGARGLRAMIFDSYEAGTGNWSPHLLDLFRERRGYDPTPYLPTLAGYVVGSAAASDRFLWDFRKTIMDALQENHYGVLADALHERGMIAYVEGHESLHATLGDGMEMKMHGDIPMAAMWTKADPGVIATDFFSDIRESASVAHLYGQNIVACESMTAFGPVFAYSPWMLKPTADAILLAGVNRFVIHTSVHQPLVDQGPGLTLGPFGQYFSRHETWAEQARPWIDYLARSSHLLQQGRAVSDILLFYGEGNPVITRNYAITAPGAPAGYQHDFVNSHALTHRLSVEDGRLVTPDGTSYRVIYLAGHRDRVTLATLERLRELVEAGAVVVGKRPVASPSLSDDPAAIQALLDALWPGDGVTSVGRGRVYTDGDIAAALAAEAIAPDFTYTGGQAGSQVLFLHRTMTDGDLYFLSNRKERAETIEATFRVEGKTPELWDPATGTSRPASYRIVDGATMVTVPLDPYGSVFVVFRTPATEPARLLPAESRNVVATLDGSWEVAFQKGRGAPAKATFDALTDWSAHADAGIKYFSGTATYAKTFQADAGWKAAGTRVWLDLGDVKDLAEVTVNGRSLGILWKEPFRVDITDALKTGRNTLRIAVTNLWVNRLIGDVQPGAERIGWTTADVPGGNVGFGFRRYPPDAPLRPSGLMGPMRVVTVTEGR comes from the coding sequence AACGTCACCCGGGAAGGGGTTCGGCTGGATTTCGAGTGGATGAAACGCGCCGGCATCGCCGGCATCCAGAACTTCGACGCATCGCTCGCCACCCCCCGCGTCGTCGACACCCCGCTCATCTACATGACGCCGGCGTGGAAGGACGTCTTTGCCTATACGGCCTCGCTGGCGGACAAGAAAGGCCTGGAAATGGCGATCGCCGGTTCGCCGGGCTGGAGCGAAACCGGGGGGCCGTGGGTGATGCCCGAGGACGGGATGAAGAAATACGTCTGGTCCGAAACCGGCGTCGCCGGCGGCCGGCGGTTTGCCGGCGTCCTCCCCGCACCGCCCCAGACCACCGGGCCCTTTCAGGATGCGCCGTTCACCGATGAACTCGCCGCGCTCGGGGGAGCCACCGAAGAGGCCGGCGAGGGGCCTCATTTTTATGCGGATGCCCGCGTCATCGCGTTCCGCCTGCCGGACGGCACCCGGCTGCCGGCCCCGGCGGTGACCTCCAGCTCCGGCGCCATCGATGCCGGCCTGCTTTCGGACAACCGGGTTTCGGAGGGGGTCGTGCTGCCCGTCGCCGAGGACGGCGAGGCCTCCTGGATCGCCTTCGACTACGGCCGGCCGGTCGTCGTTAACGGCGTCACGTACGGCCTCGCCGGCGCCGCGAAGCCGTTTTTCGGCCAGGAGGCCGCGCCGCGTCACCACCTCGTGATCCAGGCCAGCGATGACGGCCTCACCTGGCGGGATGTCGGCGAGCCCGCTACCGGCTTTCCGCAGCGCACGACGGCGCTGCCGCCAACCCGGGCCCGCTATTTCCGCTTTGTCGCCACGCTGCTCGCCAACCAGCCGCCGCCGGCCGAGCTGATCCCGGGCGTCCCCATTCCGCCTCCCCCGACGGATCTTCGCATCGGCGAACTGGCCCTTCGCGGCGTCGCGACGGTCCATCGCTTCGAGGAGAAGACGGCGTTCGCGCTGAATGCCGATTATTTCAGCATCGCCACGACCGCCTCCGCGCCGGGCGCCGCGATCGCTCCGGGCGATGTGGTCGATCTCACCGACCGGCTCCAGCCGGACGGCACCCTGCGCGACTGGACGCCGCCGGCCGGCGACTGGCAGGTTCTTCGTTTCGGCTACTCCCTCCAGGGCACCACCAACCACCCGGCCTCGCCGGAGGCGACCGGCCTGGAGGTCGACAAGCTCGACGCCGGCGCCGTCCGCCGCTACATCGACAACTACCTCGACCAGTACAAGAGCGCCACGAAAGGCCTCATGGGCGCCCGCGGTCTCCGTGCGATGATCTTCGACAGCTACGAAGCCGGCACCGGCAACTGGTCGCCCCATCTGCTCGACCTGTTCCGCGAACGGCGCGGGTACGACCCGACGCCCTATCTCCCGACCCTCGCCGGCTATGTCGTCGGCAGCGCCGCCGCCAGCGACCGCTTCCTCTGGGATTTCCGGAAGACGATCATGGACGCGCTCCAGGAAAACCACTACGGCGTGCTCGCCGACGCGCTGCACGAACGCGGGATGATCGCGTACGTGGAGGGCCACGAATCCCTGCATGCGACCCTCGGCGACGGGATGGAGATGAAGATGCACGGCGACATCCCGATGGCGGCGATGTGGACCAAGGCGGATCCCGGCGTCATCGCCACCGATTTTTTCAGCGACATCAGGGAATCGGCGTCCGTGGCGCATCTCTACGGCCAGAACATCGTCGCCTGCGAGAGCATGACCGCCTTCGGCCCCGTCTTCGCCTACTCCCCCTGGATGCTCAAGCCGACGGCCGACGCCATCCTGCTGGCCGGCGTGAACCGGTTCGTCATCCACACGTCGGTCCATCAGCCGCTCGTCGATCAGGGGCCCGGACTCACGCTCGGTCCCTTCGGGCAGTACTTCTCGCGCCACGAAACGTGGGCCGAACAGGCGCGGCCCTGGATCGACTATCTTGCGCGCTCGTCGCACCTGCTCCAGCAGGGGCGCGCCGTCAGCGACATCCTGCTGTTCTACGGCGAGGGCAACCCGGTCATCACCCGGAACTACGCCATCACGGCCCCGGGCGCGCCGGCCGGGTATCAGCACGACTTCGTGAACAGCCACGCGCTCACCCACCGCCTTTCCGTGGAAGACGGCCGCCTCGTCACACCCGACGGCACGAGCTACCGCGTGATCTACCTGGCCGGCCATCGCGACCGCGTCACCCTCGCGACCCTCGAACGCTTGCGCGAACTGGTGGAGGCCGGCGCTGTGGTGGTCGGCAAGCGCCCCGTCGCATCGCCCAGCCTGTCCGACGACCCGGCCGCGATCCAGGCCCTCCTCGACGCACTCTGGCCCGGCGACGGCGTCACGTCCGTCGGACGCGGGCGCGTGTATACCGACGGCGACATCGCCGCCGCCCTCGCCGCCGAAGCCATCGCGCCCGACTTTACCTATACCGGCGGACAGGCCGGCAGCCAGGTGCTCTTTCTTCACCGCACGATGACCGACGGCGATCTCTACTTCCTCAGCAACCGGAAGGAACGCGCCGAGACGATCGAGGCCACGTTCCGCGTCGAGGGCAAAACCCCCGAATTGTGGGATCCCGCCACGGGTACGTCGCGCCCCGCCAGCTACCGGATCGTCGATGGCGCCACGATGGTCACCGTACCGCTCGATCCGTACGGGTCGGTTTTCGTCGTCTTCCGCACGCCGGCGACCGAGCCGGCGCGGCTGCTCCCCGCCGAATCGCGCAACGTCGTCGCCACCCTCGACGGGTCGTGGGAAGTCGCCTTCCAGAAAGGCCGCGGCGCGCCGGCGAAGGCGACATTCGACGCCCTGACCGACTGGAGCGCCCACGCCGACGCCGGCATCAAGTATTTCTCGGGCACCGCGACCTATGCGAAGACCTTCCAGGCGGACGCCGGCTGGAAAGCCGCCGGCACACGGGTCTGGCTGGACCTCGGCGACGTGAAGGATCTGGCGGAAGTCACGGTCAACGGTCGTTCGCTGGGCATTCTATGGAAGGAGCCGTTCCGGGTGGACATCACGGATGCGCTCAAGACGGGCCGGAATACGCTGCGGATCGCCGTGACCAACCTCTGGGTGAACCGGCTGATTGGCGACGTGCAGCCCGGCGCCGAGCGGATCGGATGGACGACGGCGGACGTGCCCGGCGGAAACGTCGGCTTTGGCTTCCGGCGCTACCCGCCCGACGCGCCGCTGCGGCCTTCGGGGCTGATGGGGCCGATGCGGGTCGTCACGGTGACGGAAGGGCGATAA
- a CDS encoding ABC transporter permease, translating to MSASKPPRFAEALLNWLVQDDLQTPLGDFEEYFHELEQEYGAAHAQRWYRRQVLQLVPERLVQNMYWSLVMLKNYLVLAYRNIIKKPLVSGINLIGLSLAIACTVVAYLFIMGHTTNERIHAHSDTIFLAKSVYEVQGERKTSAQTPAPMGPALATEFPQVQRSVRMHIRYGQVDTGGEEPFGELVTFVDPGFLDLFTFPVIAGEAGGFGDPSSVVLSELAATKFFGEADPIGQPLTISVEGIPAMTVYVRAVTETNRRSSLSFTILLPYPPYLDLTAAGDDWGSRAFTFVQLPDADAADALAGQMDGYIAAQRAAVPDLPVQAYRFENLVDLGQHIDDIGSTFVHSIPWPPIIALSLIALFLLTLSCINYVNISLSTAVRRVKEIGMRKVVGGSRHQLARQFLAENVVLCGLALVVGIAIAHFLLIPSFNTITESDNSLGTAPISSLLLFLGCLLFAIALASGAYPALYMASFRPIAIFQGSLRMNRRNRFMQSLLTLQFVLAFVTMIVCTGLLLNAHDERSRDWGYNPKNVLYVDLEQTDRFEVMRDYAASLPQIVSIAGSEHHVSRDEESRDVTVRDQKQNTTILRIGAGYAETMGLRLQAGRFFDSDRERQSAHELVVNEAFARTQGWDDPVGQTVRIDSVAYDIIGEVADFHVRGFMADIRPTIFRLADPADYRLLAVHVEDGAGPAVAQALRERAGALWGDRAVEVAFQEAAFDRHFSETRGINQIFLFTALLALMLSCMGLFGLAAQNTLNRMKEIGIRKVLGASIAQLATHLNRRFAILLAAAAVLASPLGYLLLNALLDSIYTYHMGVGPAAFLIAYALVFVTGLMTLGTQVYQMAVTDPVVTLRSE from the coding sequence ATGTCCGCATCCAAACCGCCCCGCTTCGCCGAAGCCCTGCTGAACTGGCTCGTGCAGGACGACCTGCAGACGCCGCTCGGGGATTTCGAAGAGTATTTTCACGAACTGGAGCAGGAATACGGCGCGGCGCACGCGCAGCGCTGGTATCGCCGGCAGGTGCTCCAGCTCGTGCCGGAACGCCTGGTTCAAAACATGTACTGGAGCCTCGTCATGCTGAAAAATTACCTGGTTCTCGCCTACCGGAATATCATCAAGAAGCCGCTCGTGTCGGGCATCAACCTGATCGGTCTTTCGCTCGCCATCGCGTGCACCGTCGTCGCCTACTTGTTCATCATGGGTCACACGACGAACGAACGGATCCATGCGCACAGCGACACGATCTTCCTCGCCAAATCGGTCTACGAGGTGCAGGGCGAACGCAAGACGTCGGCCCAGACGCCCGCGCCGATGGGGCCGGCGCTGGCGACCGAGTTTCCGCAGGTGCAGCGGTCGGTCCGCATGCACATCCGCTACGGGCAGGTGGACACCGGCGGCGAGGAGCCGTTCGGCGAGCTGGTCACCTTCGTCGATCCGGGCTTTCTCGATCTCTTCACGTTCCCCGTCATCGCCGGCGAGGCCGGCGGCTTTGGCGATCCGTCTTCCGTCGTCCTGAGCGAGCTGGCGGCCACCAAGTTTTTCGGCGAGGCCGACCCCATCGGCCAGCCGCTGACGATTTCCGTGGAGGGGATACCGGCGATGACGGTGTACGTCCGCGCCGTCACCGAGACCAACCGGCGATCCAGCCTGTCGTTCACCATCCTGCTGCCCTATCCTCCCTATCTCGATCTGACCGCCGCCGGCGACGACTGGGGAAGCCGCGCCTTTACGTTCGTCCAGCTGCCCGATGCCGACGCCGCCGATGCGCTCGCCGGCCAGATGGATGGGTACATCGCCGCCCAGCGCGCCGCCGTGCCCGACCTGCCCGTTCAGGCGTACCGGTTTGAAAACCTGGTCGACCTCGGGCAGCACATCGACGACATCGGGAGCACCTTCGTACACAGCATTCCTTGGCCGCCCATCATCGCGCTCAGTCTGATCGCGCTTTTCCTGCTCACGCTCTCGTGCATCAATTATGTGAACATCTCCCTGTCGACCGCCGTGCGGCGCGTCAAGGAGATCGGGATGCGGAAGGTGGTCGGCGGAAGCCGGCATCAGCTGGCGCGGCAGTTCCTGGCGGAAAACGTGGTGCTTTGCGGCCTCGCGCTCGTCGTCGGTATCGCTATCGCGCATTTCCTGCTCATCCCCTCATTCAATACCATCACCGAAAGCGATAACTCCCTCGGCACCGCGCCGATCTCCAGCCTGCTGCTCTTTCTGGGTTGTCTGCTGTTCGCCATCGCCCTGGCTTCGGGGGCGTATCCCGCCTTATACATGGCCTCGTTCCGGCCGATCGCCATTTTCCAGGGATCGCTTCGGATGAACCGGCGCAACCGGTTCATGCAGAGCCTCCTGACCCTGCAGTTCGTGCTGGCCTTCGTGACCATGATCGTGTGCACCGGGCTGCTCCTGAATGCCCACGACGAGCGCTCGCGCGACTGGGGCTACAACCCGAAAAACGTCCTCTATGTAGATCTGGAGCAGACCGATCGCTTCGAGGTCATGCGCGATTACGCGGCGTCGCTCCCGCAGATCGTTTCGATCGCCGGCAGCGAGCATCATGTGAGCCGCGACGAGGAGAGCCGCGACGTGACCGTGCGGGACCAGAAACAGAACACCACCATCTTGCGGATCGGCGCCGGCTACGCGGAGACGATGGGGTTGCGCCTGCAGGCCGGCCGGTTTTTCGATAGCGACCGGGAGCGGCAATCCGCACACGAACTCGTCGTCAACGAGGCGTTTGCCCGCACGCAGGGGTGGGACGATCCGGTCGGGCAGACGGTTCGGATCGACAGCGTCGCGTACGACATCATCGGGGAGGTAGCCGACTTTCACGTGCGCGGGTTCATGGCCGACATCAGGCCGACGATCTTTCGCCTGGCCGATCCGGCGGACTACCGGCTCCTCGCCGTGCACGTCGAAGACGGCGCCGGCCCGGCGGTGGCCCAGGCGCTGCGCGAACGCGCCGGCGCGCTCTGGGGCGATCGCGCGGTGGAAGTCGCGTTCCAGGAGGCCGCGTTCGACCGGCATTTTTCCGAGACGCGGGGCATCAACCAGATCTTTCTCTTCACGGCGCTGCTGGCGCTGATGCTGTCGTGCATGGGCCTCTTCGGCCTCGCGGCCCAGAACACGCTCAACCGAATGAAGGAAATCGGCATCCGGAAGGTGCTCGGCGCGTCGATCGCCCAGCTTGCCACGCACCTCAACCGGCGCTTCGCCATTCTGCTGGCGGCCGCGGCCGTCCTCGCGTCGCCCCTCGGGTACCTGCTGCTGAATGCGTTGCTGGATTCGATCTACACGTACCACATGGGGGTCGGGCCGGCGGCCTTCCTGATCGCCTACGCGCTCGTCTTCGTCACCGGGCTGATGACCCTGGGCACGCAAGTATACCAGATGGCGGTGACCGACCCGGTCGTCACGCTGCGCAGCGAATGA
- a CDS encoding PadR family transcriptional regulator — MKLLSRPEEYVLLAVWKLQDQAYSLPIRKQLTQTTGYEWSLGSVFTPLERLTKNGYLTSYFSEATAERGGRHKRIYQLTLEGRRQLLHTRAVDQQMWAGVTGLAIEG, encoded by the coding sequence ATGAAGCTGCTGTCCCGCCCCGAGGAGTACGTCCTGCTGGCCGTCTGGAAACTGCAGGACCAGGCCTACAGCCTGCCCATCCGCAAACAGTTGACGCAGACCACCGGCTACGAGTGGTCGCTGGGGTCCGTCTTCACGCCGCTGGAGCGGCTGACGAAAAACGGCTACCTCACCTCCTACTTCTCGGAGGCCACCGCCGAGCGCGGCGGCCGGCACAAACGCATCTACCAGCTCACGCTCGAGGGCCGGCGCCAGCTCCTGCACACGCGCGCCGTCGACCAGCAGATGTGGGCCGGCGTCACCGGACTCGCCATCGAGGGATAA
- a CDS encoding alpha/beta hydrolase gives MKSRILLVIALLAGVAAARAQTFSVTLDPAVNGTYAVNPPLPADGTYPAGTVVTVTTKPAPGYVLDSGYYSVAGRWGAMYHESMTPTFEVTIDQEKHIGASFIEASAVEHINVTQNVVFAKPGVKPLKYDVYSPKGAQNLPCIVIIHGGGWATNDEDIMRGLARELTKGGQFVVFSVDYRWAGKLDGDAQGTTMANIIEDVFGAIAHIMEHAAEYGGDPTRIGVTGDSAGGHLSAAASLMPGMIGDGGFGKTPGVFEFMPSYLPKGKTVDQVRDAMLAAIKAAAPSYGVFGGQLLNHFSDDPAADDTWKSAIAPLDHIPSASERSVPQYLTRGTADPLIQDAPVKEFVDALVKAGHRVQYVQVGGAGHAFFDWKPDERTKATFYRYGVYYAAEMKAFFASVLL, from the coding sequence ATGAAATCTCGAATCCTGCTTGTTATCGCGCTGCTGGCCGGCGTTGCCGCTGCCCGGGCGCAGACGTTTTCCGTCACCCTCGATCCGGCGGTGAACGGCACGTACGCGGTCAACCCGCCCCTCCCGGCCGACGGGACGTACCCCGCCGGCACGGTCGTCACCGTGACGACGAAGCCGGCGCCGGGCTATGTGCTCGATTCCGGCTATTATTCCGTCGCGGGCCGCTGGGGGGCGATGTACCATGAGTCGATGACGCCCACCTTCGAGGTGACGATCGATCAGGAAAAACACATCGGCGCGTCGTTCATCGAGGCCTCGGCGGTCGAGCACATCAACGTGACGCAGAACGTCGTCTTCGCGAAGCCGGGCGTAAAGCCACTGAAATACGACGTCTACTCGCCGAAAGGCGCGCAGAACCTGCCCTGCATCGTCATCATCCACGGCGGCGGTTGGGCCACGAACGACGAGGACATCATGCGGGGGCTCGCCCGCGAGTTGACGAAGGGCGGCCAGTTCGTGGTCTTCAGCGTCGACTACCGCTGGGCCGGCAAACTCGACGGCGACGCGCAGGGCACGACGATGGCCAACATCATCGAGGATGTGTTCGGGGCCATCGCGCACATCATGGAGCACGCCGCGGAATACGGCGGCGACCCGACGCGCATCGGGGTGACGGGCGACAGCGCCGGCGGGCATCTCTCCGCGGCGGCCTCGCTGATGCCCGGCATGATCGGGGACGGCGGCTTCGGCAAGACGCCGGGTGTGTTCGAGTTCATGCCGTCCTACCTCCCGAAAGGCAAGACCGTCGATCAGGTGCGCGACGCGATGCTCGCGGCGATCAAGGCGGCTGCGCCGAGCTACGGCGTCTTCGGCGGGCAGCTGCTGAATCATTTTTCGGACGACCCCGCGGCCGACGATACCTGGAAGTCCGCCATCGCCCCGCTGGATCACATCCCCAGCGCCTCGGAGCGCTCGGTGCCCCAGTACCTCACCCGCGGCACCGCCGACCCGCTGATCCAGGACGCCCCCGTGAAGGAGTTCGTCGACGCGCTCGTGAAAGCCGGGCATCGCGTGCAGTACGTGCAGGTGGGCGGCGCCGGCCACGCGTTTTTCGACTGGAAGCCGGACGAGCGCACCAAAGCCACGTTCTACCGATACGGAGTCTACTACGCCGCCGAGATGAAAGCCTTCTTTGCCTCGGTGCTGCTTTAA
- a CDS encoding DinB family protein translates to MNQRIEAITKDLASLASEVQHEFGELTSEQLNWKPDPNSWSVAQCFDHLIVSHSLYFPLLERLAGEAPEPTVWERLSPLSGLFGNLMVHSLKPDNTRKLKTTAKAHPSASRIDDGIITRYLAHQAELIDRIQALPGNLPLSTVVTSPLMGLVTYSLEDALTILAVHGRRHRDQARRVMATAGFPQPA, encoded by the coding sequence ATGAACCAGCGCATCGAAGCCATCACGAAAGACCTCGCCTCGCTCGCGAGCGAGGTCCAGCACGAATTCGGCGAACTGACCTCGGAACAGCTCAACTGGAAACCGGACCCGAACAGCTGGAGCGTCGCCCAGTGCTTCGACCACCTCATCGTCTCCCACAGCCTCTATTTCCCGCTCCTGGAACGCCTCGCCGGCGAGGCGCCGGAACCCACGGTGTGGGAACGCCTCTCCCCGCTGAGCGGCCTCTTCGGCAACCTGATGGTCCACTCGCTTAAGCCGGACAACACCAGAAAGCTCAAGACGACCGCGAAAGCCCACCCCTCGGCCAGCCGGATCGACGACGGCATCATCACCCGCTACCTCGCGCACCAGGCCGAACTCATCGACCGCATCCAGGCTCTACCCGGCAACCTGCCGCTGTCGACCGTCGTCACCTCGCCCCTGATGGGCCTGGTCACCTACAGCCTCGAAGACGCCCTCACCATCCTGGCCGTGCACGGCCGCCGGCACCGCGATCAGGCCCGCCGCGTCATGGCGACGGCGGGATTCCCGCAGCCCGCCTGA
- a CDS encoding prolyl oligopeptidase family serine peptidase, with the protein MTIRYAIPLALLLIAGCDTMSPGDERVIGGVDLDVLFAPATPAEIAEAEATWAARDVAAAGLAILRQDTIQITPGAQSVLYVISHVLDGTHYAAVAVPVGATDPLPVFMYAHAGDEGVSIDETIPLLSLGVNQLIDQFIFVVPSFRGEPLIYDGVALTSTGAPSPLDRDVDDALALLDALPAVTPVADTSRIGLLGFSRGAGVAMLMGARRPGIDAISAFFGPTDFFGPYVQDIFSDALRGTPRDLPGFDHLNATYIQPLKAGQLTIADVRPELVRRSPVLFAGKMPALQIQHGTADQTVDVSQAQAMIDAMTALGRTSPDFEYFLYPGAGHNPIEMIGSFDRVVAFFGEWFGDE; encoded by the coding sequence ATGACCATCCGCTACGCCATCCCCCTCGCCCTGCTCCTGATCGCCGGATGCGACACCATGTCGCCGGGCGACGAACGGGTGATCGGCGGCGTCGACCTCGACGTGCTGTTCGCGCCGGCCACGCCGGCAGAGATCGCCGAGGCCGAGGCCACCTGGGCCGCGCGCGACGTCGCGGCGGCCGGCCTCGCCATCCTTCGCCAGGACACCATCCAGATCACGCCCGGCGCGCAGAGCGTGCTCTATGTGATCTCCCATGTTCTGGACGGCACCCACTACGCCGCCGTCGCGGTCCCGGTTGGCGCCACGGACCCGCTGCCCGTGTTCATGTATGCCCACGCCGGCGACGAAGGGGTCAGCATCGACGAGACGATCCCGCTGCTTTCCCTGGGCGTCAACCAGCTGATCGACCAGTTCATCTTCGTCGTCCCGTCCTTTCGCGGCGAGCCGCTCATCTACGACGGCGTCGCGCTGACCTCGACCGGCGCCCCCAGCCCGCTCGACCGCGACGTCGACGACGCCCTCGCGCTCCTCGACGCGCTCCCCGCCGTGACGCCCGTCGCCGACACCAGCCGCATCGGCCTCCTCGGCTTCAGCCGCGGCGCCGGCGTGGCCATGCTGATGGGCGCCCGCCGGCCGGGCATCGACGCCATCTCGGCCTTCTTCGGCCCGACCGATTTCTTCGGCCCCTACGTCCAGGACATCTTCAGCGACGCCCTCCGCGGCACCCCGCGCGACCTTCCGGGGTTCGACCACCTCAACGCCACCTATATCCAGCCCCTGAAAGCCGGCCAGCTCACCATCGCCGACGTCCGCCCCGAACTCGTCCGCCGCTCGCCCGTCCTCTTCGCCGGCAAGATGCCCGCCCTCCAGATCCAGCACGGCACGGCCGACCAGACGGTCGACGTCAGCCAGGCCCAGGCGATGATCGACGCCATGACCGCCCTGGGGCGTACGTCGCCCGACTTCGAATATTTCCTTTACCCGGGCGCCGGCCACAACCCCATCGAGATGATCGGGAGCTTCGACCGGGTGGTGGCATTTTTCGGGGAGTGGTTTGGGGACGAGTGA
- a CDS encoding MFS transporter, whose product MSSSASSSSPRLVLAALWLMMFSASSQVIIVSPILPNIARELSIPEAHLGWLVTIYAAMLGVFALIVGPISDKIGRRRIILFGCSAMSITLMLHAAATSFGSLLIVRGLSGVAGGMLSGSAVSYVGDYFPYEKRGWANGWVMSAAAVGQIAGIPLGKFLAGLYSFKWPFVLFGITMIFAVFLVWRYVPQPDVVRNTDRLTIGRALSNYATLLRDRKISAATLAYVLMFASMGIYLVYLPTWLEHEIGLANNDIVLLFLFGGLMNVMTGPMAGQLSDRIGRKPLIVSSCLGLSLIMILTTFVVTGRAVAFGVFALAMIMIAMRMSPFQSLITSLVPAERRGSLMSLSIAIGQIGMGLASGLAGTAYTQYGYLSNTVMGALSMLMMAGIVHYFLPEPTAGTAAAPAASA is encoded by the coding sequence ATGTCATCCTCTGCTTCGTCGTCCAGCCCTCGCCTCGTGCTCGCCGCGTTGTGGCTTATGATGTTCTCGGCGAGCAGCCAGGTGATCATCGTTTCGCCCATCTTACCCAACATCGCGCGGGAGCTCAGCATCCCCGAGGCGCACCTGGGCTGGCTGGTGACGATCTATGCGGCGATGCTCGGCGTTTTCGCGCTCATCGTGGGGCCGATATCGGACAAAATCGGCCGGCGGCGCATCATTCTGTTCGGCTGCAGCGCGATGTCCATCACCCTCATGCTGCACGCCGCGGCGACCTCGTTCGGCTCGCTGTTGATCGTGCGCGGGTTATCCGGCGTCGCCGGCGGGATGCTCAGCGGCTCCGCGGTATCCTACGTGGGCGACTACTTCCCCTATGAAAAACGCGGCTGGGCCAACGGCTGGGTGATGAGCGCCGCCGCGGTGGGGCAGATCGCCGGCATCCCGCTCGGCAAGTTTCTCGCGGGCCTCTACAGCTTCAAGTGGCCCTTCGTGCTGTTCGGGATCACGATGATTTTCGCCGTCTTCCTGGTATGGCGCTACGTGCCACAGCCCGACGTCGTCCGCAACACCGACCGCCTCACGATCGGGCGGGCGCTCTCGAACTACGCGACCCTGTTGCGCGACCGCAAGATCTCCGCCGCGACGCTCGCCTATGTGCTGATGTTCGCCAGCATGGGCATCTACCTCGTGTATTTGCCCACCTGGCTCGAGCACGAGATCGGGCTGGCCAATAACGATATCGTGTTGCTGTTTCTGTTCGGCGGGCTGATGAACGTGATGACGGGCCCGATGGCCGGCCAGCTTTCCGACCGCATCGGGCGCAAGCCGCTCATCGTTTCGTCGTGCCTCGGACTGAGCCTTATCATGATCCTGACGACCTTCGTCGTCACCGGGAGAGCCGTCGCCTTCGGCGTCTTCGCCCTCGCGATGATCATGATCGCCATGCGCATGAGCCCGTTTCAATCGCTCATCACCTCGCTGGTGCCGGCCGAGCGGCGCGGCAGCCTGATGAGCCTGAGCATCGCCATCGGCCAGATCGGGATGGGCCTCGCGAGCGGCCTCGCCGGCACGGCTTACACGCAGTATGGCTACCTGAGCAACACCGTGATGGGCGCGCTCTCCATGCTGATGATGGCCGGCATCGTGCACTACTTTCTGCCCGAACCGACCGCCGGCACCGCCGCGGCGCCCGCGGCGAGCGCATAG